A region from the Actinoplanes sp. OR16 genome encodes:
- the rpsT gene encoding 30S ribosomal protein S20, whose protein sequence is MANIKSQIKRNRQNEKARLRNKSVKSSLKTVIRKLHEAGDAGNVETATALLRDASRQLDKAVSKGVIHKNQAANRKSAIAKKIASLSA, encoded by the coding sequence GTGGCGAACATCAAGTCCCAGATCAAGCGCAACCGGCAGAACGAGAAGGCCCGTCTGCGCAACAAGTCGGTCAAGTCGTCGCTGAAGACCGTGATCCGCAAGCTGCACGAGGCGGGCGATGCGGGCAACGTCGAGACGGCGACCGCTCTGCTGCGTGACGCCTCGCGTCAGCTCGACAAGGCTGTCAGCAAGGGCGTCATCCACAAGAACCAGGCGGCCAACCGCAAGTCGGCAATCGCTAAGAAGATCGCCTCGCTGTCCGCCTGA
- a CDS encoding phosphotransferase family protein produces the protein MESRPVTLPEVPYDATSVRPDWKDLPLRVREAISRRLGSPVIAARSAGGGFTRAFAALLTTEAGSSAFVKAAPMREPTSQWYAREAAITSALPSEIRAARPLWTLSEGGWFVLALDPIDGHIPPLPWSAAHLEAALDAWSEAARALTGVRTDGLPELSEILRHEMSWWQLIESGHEPMPSTALTTIAPSHLSQLATLERTLPDLAAGTGVCHGDLRVDNVMIDGSGAAWLCDWTWPCAGAQWYDTVTLLISAYASGHDTDAYIQKWDPPPGGVDGALAALAGYWLVRAADGPSSASPASRQHQRFSGTQALAWLSARQGWT, from the coding sequence ATGGAGAGCCGGCCCGTCACGCTGCCCGAGGTGCCGTACGACGCGACGTCCGTACGACCGGACTGGAAAGACCTCCCCCTGAGAGTGCGTGAAGCGATCAGCCGGCGCCTCGGCTCCCCGGTGATCGCCGCGCGCAGCGCCGGCGGCGGATTCACCCGCGCGTTCGCCGCGCTGCTCACCACCGAGGCCGGGAGCAGCGCGTTCGTGAAGGCCGCGCCGATGAGGGAGCCGACCTCGCAGTGGTACGCCCGGGAGGCAGCGATCACCAGCGCCCTACCCTCCGAGATCCGAGCAGCCCGGCCGCTCTGGACCCTCAGCGAAGGCGGCTGGTTCGTCCTGGCCCTGGACCCGATCGACGGCCACATCCCACCGCTGCCCTGGTCGGCGGCTCACCTCGAGGCCGCCCTGGACGCCTGGTCGGAAGCGGCGCGAGCACTGACCGGAGTCCGCACCGACGGCCTCCCCGAACTCTCCGAGATCCTCAGGCACGAGATGTCCTGGTGGCAGCTGATCGAATCCGGACACGAACCGATGCCGTCGACCGCCCTCACCACCATCGCCCCGTCCCATTTGTCGCAGTTGGCCACCCTCGAACGCACCCTGCCCGACCTGGCCGCCGGAACCGGGGTGTGCCACGGCGACCTGCGCGTCGACAACGTGATGATCGACGGCTCGGGAGCGGCCTGGCTCTGCGACTGGACGTGGCCGTGCGCCGGCGCGCAGTGGTACGACACCGTCACTCTGCTGATCAGCGCCTATGCGAGCGGCCACGACACCGACGCATACATCCAGAAATGGGATCCCCCGCCGGGTGGCGTGGACGGCGCCTTGGCAGCGCTGGCCGGCTACTGGCTGGTCCGCGCCGCCGACGGCCCGAGCAGCGCCTCACCCGCCAGCAGGCAGCACCAGCGTTTCAGCGGCACCCAAGCGCTGGCCTGGCTGTCCGCTCGCCAGGGCTGGACCTGA
- a CDS encoding DUF4240 domain-containing protein, giving the protein MRTDDFWAVIDRATAQRPASPAEVAERAVDDLATRDPEEIVAWGRHLDKVLAASGTEDLWAAAYLINGGCTEEGFDNFRGWLVAHGRKAVAASVQSPDVLAGMPAVRAAAETGAVFEAEEVLTVAARAYEKATGEPLPASEARPRTRPEVADLWDFDDEDEMRKRLPRLSELFLEPPD; this is encoded by the coding sequence ATGAGAACCGACGATTTCTGGGCGGTCATCGACCGCGCCACCGCCCAACGGCCCGCCTCACCGGCCGAGGTCGCCGAGCGGGCCGTCGACGACCTGGCCACCCGTGACCCGGAGGAGATCGTCGCCTGGGGCCGTCACCTCGACAAGGTGCTCGCCGCGTCCGGCACCGAGGATCTGTGGGCGGCCGCCTACCTGATCAACGGCGGCTGCACCGAGGAGGGCTTCGACAACTTCCGCGGCTGGCTGGTGGCGCACGGTCGCAAGGCGGTCGCGGCCTCGGTCCAGTCGCCCGACGTGCTCGCCGGCATGCCCGCGGTCCGAGCCGCTGCCGAGACCGGCGCGGTCTTCGAGGCGGAAGAGGTGCTGACCGTCGCGGCCCGGGCCTACGAGAAGGCGACGGGCGAGCCGCTGCCGGCGTCCGAGGCGCGGCCACGGACCCGTCCCGAGGTCGCCGACCTGTGGGACTTCGACGACGAGGACGAGATGAGGAAGAGGTTGCCCAGGCTGTCCGAGCTGTTCCTGGAGCCGCCGGACTGA
- a CDS encoding MOSC domain-containing protein, whose protein sequence is MSAEHGTVRAVSRNDAYTFTKPSRDEIVLVAGLGVEGDIHAGVNVRHRSRVKADPTQPNLRQVHLIHAELFEEVAEKGYEVPPGGLGENVTTSGIDLLGLPRGTILRFGHPAGHGAGHGEGPARGGDGTQAGDGTRAGDGTRAGEGSEGAGGHPVEAVLTAAAAATLDDATARAAEAVAAALRRDAAAREATARDETAQEAAGRDGRAAIVVAGLRNPCAQINGFRSGLLKEVLGQDDDGNIVRKAGVMAVVLRGGPIRPGDPVTVELPPGPPAPLERI, encoded by the coding sequence ATGAGTGCTGAGCATGGGACGGTTCGCGCTGTCAGTCGCAACGACGCCTACACGTTCACGAAGCCGAGCCGGGACGAGATCGTGCTGGTCGCCGGTCTCGGGGTGGAAGGCGACATCCACGCCGGGGTGAACGTCCGGCACCGCAGCCGGGTCAAGGCCGACCCGACACAGCCGAACCTGCGGCAGGTTCACCTGATCCACGCGGAGTTGTTCGAGGAGGTGGCGGAGAAGGGGTACGAGGTTCCGCCCGGCGGCCTCGGCGAGAACGTGACGACCAGTGGGATCGATCTGCTCGGGTTGCCGCGAGGAACGATCCTGCGCTTCGGCCACCCCGCTGGACATGGTGCTGGACATGGTGAGGGGCCTGCGCGGGGCGGTGATGGCACGCAGGCTGGTGATGGCACGCGGGCTGGTGATGGCACGCGGGCTGGTGAGGGCTCGGAGGGTGCCGGGGGACATCCTGTGGAGGCTGTGCTCACGGCTGCCGCGGCGGCGACCCTCGACGATGCGACCGCCCGGGCTGCCGAGGCCGTGGCGGCGGCCCTCAGGCGGGATGCGGCGGCCCGGGAAGCGACGGCCCGCGATGAGACGGCCCAGGAAGCGGCCGGCCGGGATGGGCGGGCGGCGATCGTCGTGGCGGGGTTGCGGAATCCTTGTGCGCAGATCAACGGGTTTCGGTCCGGGCTGCTCAAGGAGGTGCTGGGGCAGGACGACGACGGGAACATCGTTCGCAAGGCCGGGGTCATGGCAGTGGTGCTGCGCGGCGGCCCGATCCGGCCCGGCGACCCGGTGACCGTGGAACTGCCGCCGGGCCCGCCCGCTCCGCTGGAGAGGATCTGA